Proteins from a genomic interval of Cucumis melo cultivar AY chromosome 7, USDA_Cmelo_AY_1.0, whole genome shotgun sequence:
- the LOC103487513 gene encoding putative lipid phosphate phosphatase 3, chloroplastic isoform X1 has protein sequence MREPDRSCRNDASGDAAVAAPTSPRRRRRMDWLMVLVLMFMYFGIYLIHPFQRFVGSDMITHLKCPLITVTVPFWTVPLYAVVLPIGIFVLVYMRRRDAYDLHDAILGILFSVLVTGVLTETTKNAVGWPRPDFFWRCFPDGNEVYDRLGNVVCHGKKSFVLDGYKSFPSGHASWSFAGLGFLSLYLSGKLKVFEHGGGHVAKLLLVLLPLLIAYIVGIFMVNDYMHHPQDVFFGSLMGLLVAKLVYLQFFPSPHYHRDDFVPTPVQSRTIVQTSDIPVQSRTIVQPSDIPAIAPVGRPMDIEAPAPLESRGL, from the exons ATGAGGGAACCTGACCGGAGTTGCCGGAATGATGCCTCCGGAGATGCCGCCGTGGCCGCCCCTACCTCACCAAGGAGAAGGCGGCGGATGGATTGGTTAATGGTGTTGGTTCTCATGTTCATGTATTTTGGGATATACTTAATTCACCCATTTCAGCGTTTTGTGGGGAGTGATATGATCACCCATCTCAAATGCCCTTTGATCACAGTCACTGTTCCCTTTTGGACTGTTCCT TTGTATGCAGTTGTGTTGCCAATTGGAATCTTTGTGTTGGTGTATATGCGAAGGAGAGATGCCTACGATCTTCATGATGCCATTTTAG gTATTCTCTTCTCTGTTCTAGTAACAGGGGTTCTAACTGAAACAACTAAGAATGCAGTTGGTTGGCCAAGGCCAGATTTCTTTTGGCGTTGCTTTCCCGATGGAAACGAA GTTTACGATCGATTGGGAAATGTCGTTTGTCATGGGAAGAAAAGTTTCGTGTTGGATGGATACAAGAGTTTTCCCAGTGGTCATGCTTCAT gGTCATTTGCTGGTCTTGGTTTTCTCTCATTATACTTATCAGGCAAGCTAAAAGTATTTGAGCATGGAGGAGGCCATGTCGCAAAATTGCTTTTGGTTCTCCTCCCTTTGTTGATTGCTTATATTGTTGGGATCTTTATGGTGAATGACTATATGCATCATCCCCAAGATGTTTTTTTTGGTTCTCTCATGG GTCTTTTAGTGGCTAAACTGGTTTATTTGCAGTTCTTTCCATCCCCACATTATCATAGAG ATGATTTCGTTCCGACTCCAGTGCAATCTAGAACCATTGTCCAAACAAGCGACATTCCGGTGCAATCTAGAACCATTGTCCAACCAAGTGACATTCCAGCGATTGCGCCTGTGGGCAGGCCGATGGATATCGAAGCCCCTGCTCCCCTCGAAAGTAGAGGGCTGTGA
- the LOC103487513 gene encoding putative lipid phosphate phosphatase 3, chloroplastic isoform X2, which translates to MREPDRSCRNDASGDAAVAAPTSPRRRRRMDWLMVLVLMFMYFGIYLIHPFQRFVGSDMITHLKCPLITVTVPFWTVPLYAVVLPIGIFVLVYMRRRDAYDLHDAILGILFSVLVTGVLTETTKNAVGWPRPDFFWRCFPDGNEVYDRLGNVVCHGKKSFVLDGYKSFPSGHASCLLVAKLVYLQFFPSPHYHRDDFVPTPVQSRTIVQTSDIPVQSRTIVQPSDIPAIAPVGRPMDIEAPAPLESRGL; encoded by the exons ATGAGGGAACCTGACCGGAGTTGCCGGAATGATGCCTCCGGAGATGCCGCCGTGGCCGCCCCTACCTCACCAAGGAGAAGGCGGCGGATGGATTGGTTAATGGTGTTGGTTCTCATGTTCATGTATTTTGGGATATACTTAATTCACCCATTTCAGCGTTTTGTGGGGAGTGATATGATCACCCATCTCAAATGCCCTTTGATCACAGTCACTGTTCCCTTTTGGACTGTTCCT TTGTATGCAGTTGTGTTGCCAATTGGAATCTTTGTGTTGGTGTATATGCGAAGGAGAGATGCCTACGATCTTCATGATGCCATTTTAG gTATTCTCTTCTCTGTTCTAGTAACAGGGGTTCTAACTGAAACAACTAAGAATGCAGTTGGTTGGCCAAGGCCAGATTTCTTTTGGCGTTGCTTTCCCGATGGAAACGAA GTTTACGATCGATTGGGAAATGTCGTTTGTCATGGGAAGAAAAGTTTCGTGTTGGATGGATACAAGAGTTTTCCCAGTGGTCATGCTTCAT GTCTTTTAGTGGCTAAACTGGTTTATTTGCAGTTCTTTCCATCCCCACATTATCATAGAG ATGATTTCGTTCCGACTCCAGTGCAATCTAGAACCATTGTCCAAACAAGCGACATTCCGGTGCAATCTAGAACCATTGTCCAACCAAGTGACATTCCAGCGATTGCGCCTGTGGGCAGGCCGATGGATATCGAAGCCCCTGCTCCCCTCGAAAGTAGAGGGCTGTGA
- the LOC103487513 gene encoding putative lipid phosphate phosphatase 3, chloroplastic isoform X3, whose translation MPFDHSHCSLLDCSFVLPIGIFVLVYMRRRDAYDLHDAILGILFSVLVTGVLTETTKNAVGWPRPDFFWRCFPDGNEVYDRLGNVVCHGKKSFVLDGYKSFPSGHASWSFAGLGFLSLYLSGKLKVFEHGGGHVAKLLLVLLPLLIAYIVGIFMVNDYMHHPQDVFFGSLMGLLVAKLVYLQFFPSPHYHRDDFVPTPVQSRTIVQTSDIPVQSRTIVQPSDIPAIAPVGRPMDIEAPAPLESRGL comes from the exons ATGCCCTTTGATCACAGTCACTGTTCCCTTTTGGACTGTTCCT TTGTGTTGCCAATTGGAATCTTTGTGTTGGTGTATATGCGAAGGAGAGATGCCTACGATCTTCATGATGCCATTTTAG gTATTCTCTTCTCTGTTCTAGTAACAGGGGTTCTAACTGAAACAACTAAGAATGCAGTTGGTTGGCCAAGGCCAGATTTCTTTTGGCGTTGCTTTCCCGATGGAAACGAA GTTTACGATCGATTGGGAAATGTCGTTTGTCATGGGAAGAAAAGTTTCGTGTTGGATGGATACAAGAGTTTTCCCAGTGGTCATGCTTCAT gGTCATTTGCTGGTCTTGGTTTTCTCTCATTATACTTATCAGGCAAGCTAAAAGTATTTGAGCATGGAGGAGGCCATGTCGCAAAATTGCTTTTGGTTCTCCTCCCTTTGTTGATTGCTTATATTGTTGGGATCTTTATGGTGAATGACTATATGCATCATCCCCAAGATGTTTTTTTTGGTTCTCTCATGG GTCTTTTAGTGGCTAAACTGGTTTATTTGCAGTTCTTTCCATCCCCACATTATCATAGAG ATGATTTCGTTCCGACTCCAGTGCAATCTAGAACCATTGTCCAAACAAGCGACATTCCGGTGCAATCTAGAACCATTGTCCAACCAAGTGACATTCCAGCGATTGCGCCTGTGGGCAGGCCGATGGATATCGAAGCCCCTGCTCCCCTCGAAAGTAGAGGGCTGTGA